In Desulfosediminicola ganghwensis, a single window of DNA contains:
- a CDS encoding DMT family transporter — protein sequence MQQSTLHLFLGAFLALATAMTVSLATAATKYTAEFVTVEQIVFIQYLFCSIVMLPFLLRRGTQTFRTDHPWLHLIRGAAGWLCFYTYYLALEKIPLVDASLLRNTAPVCVPVIFLIWKGIRLPLLRWLPVIMGFIGIAVVLKPQGSLISFWHLIGLLSGITLAGSIVTTRTLALTEPTSRIMFYYFAFSALCSLPLAITNWQPMPLFTIPLMAGIGISIWLTMWFYTRAYSYAKATVISPISYSGVLFTGLLGWLFWGQLPAASALVGALLIVSGGIWSVYLGRDKQPVDSSEPGSATIPTPG from the coding sequence ATGCAGCAATCGACACTACATTTGTTTCTTGGTGCCTTTCTGGCACTCGCCACAGCCATGACTGTCAGTCTGGCAACTGCAGCTACCAAATACACCGCTGAATTCGTAACCGTAGAGCAGATCGTCTTTATTCAATACCTGTTTTGTTCTATCGTAATGCTGCCATTTTTATTGCGAAGAGGCACTCAGACCTTCAGGACTGATCACCCCTGGCTGCATCTGATAAGAGGCGCAGCCGGATGGCTCTGCTTTTACACCTATTATCTGGCGCTGGAGAAAATTCCCCTGGTTGATGCCAGCCTGCTCCGAAATACAGCCCCTGTATGTGTTCCGGTGATCTTTTTAATCTGGAAAGGGATTCGATTACCTTTGCTGCGCTGGCTGCCCGTGATTATGGGCTTTATCGGAATTGCCGTTGTTTTGAAACCTCAAGGTTCTCTGATAAGTTTCTGGCACCTTATCGGGCTGCTATCCGGAATAACCCTGGCCGGCTCCATCGTAACGACGCGGACTCTTGCACTCACAGAGCCCACCAGCAGGATCATGTTCTACTATTTTGCCTTCTCCGCCCTCTGCAGCCTGCCGCTGGCCATCACTAACTGGCAACCCATGCCCCTGTTCACCATCCCACTCATGGCCGGCATCGGTATTTCTATCTGGCTGACCATGTGGTTTTACACCCGCGCTTACAGCTACGCCAAGGCAACGGTTATCTCGCCAATCAGCTATAGCGGAGTTCTGTTCACGGGCCTTTTGGGCTGGCTCTTCTGGGGGCAGCTTCCCGCCGCCTCTGCCCTGGTCGGCGCGCTGCTTATTGTCTCCGGAGGAATCTGGTCTGTTTACCTCGGCAGAGATAAACAGCCGGTTGATTCATCTGAGCCAGGCAGTGCCACCATACCTACTCCAGGCTAG
- a CDS encoding tripartite tricarboxylate transporter TctB family protein, with protein MTLNRLSGILTALLGLALLFWVIPNHTETTDYGWLRPATLPNIAAIIIVVSGCIHLIFPKGKAEIDWRITTRVLLFLGIGVLGLWLMSRLGFVIGAPVLMLVLMLVTGERRYHWLAIGIIVLPSLTWFCVDFLLKRPLP; from the coding sequence ATGACGCTCAATCGATTATCCGGGATTTTGACCGCCCTGCTCGGCCTTGCTCTGCTCTTCTGGGTCATCCCCAACCATACCGAAACCACGGATTATGGTTGGCTGCGGCCAGCAACTCTGCCCAATATTGCTGCAATCATTATTGTCGTATCTGGTTGTATTCATCTCATTTTCCCTAAAGGAAAAGCTGAAATTGATTGGCGCATTACGACCCGGGTACTTCTCTTTCTCGGAATAGGCGTTCTGGGGCTCTGGCTGATGTCGCGGCTGGGATTTGTTATTGGTGCGCCTGTTTTGATGCTTGTGCTGATGCTCGTTACCGGGGAACGCCGATACCACTGGCTTGCAATCGGTATCATTGTGCTTCCCTCTTTAACTTGGTTTTGCGTAGATTTTTTACTGAAGAGACCGCTCCCGTAA
- a CDS encoding LysR family transcriptional regulator codes for MLPDLNRLKVFYHIFNEQSSTAAAKILNITQSGVSQHLKKLEDELQTRLFTRVNRRLVPTTAGCELYEIVKSFMVSLENGVKHFDKSKDTPSGLLRIGAPSEFGTTYFPTILAAFSREYEEVSFQLELADPQTLFKMVSTGDLGFAYIDILPIFLDTADRMKTYRIEPLLDEEFILACSKEYYEENVADGKYEKLTQLSFISYRTDLALFRSWFNLHYGSEPAALKLILVADSARTIISAIEEGMGAGIIVSHLVSEQLETGSIVQIRPTKKKLTNTIACVGLKNKELSLTERCFQDYFREKLTNLNGLKCLK; via the coding sequence ATGCTGCCAGACTTGAATAGACTCAAAGTTTTCTATCACATCTTTAACGAACAGAGCAGTACAGCTGCGGCAAAAATCCTGAACATCACCCAGTCGGGAGTGAGCCAGCACCTGAAAAAGCTCGAGGATGAACTGCAGACCAGACTCTTTACCCGGGTAAACCGTCGACTGGTGCCGACCACTGCTGGCTGTGAATTGTATGAGATAGTGAAGAGCTTCATGGTTTCCCTTGAAAATGGTGTGAAGCATTTCGATAAATCAAAAGATACCCCCTCCGGCTTGCTGCGAATCGGTGCCCCATCGGAATTTGGTACGACCTATTTCCCAACAATCCTGGCTGCCTTTAGCAGGGAATATGAAGAGGTTTCTTTTCAGCTGGAACTGGCAGACCCGCAAACATTGTTTAAGATGGTCTCGACCGGTGACCTGGGTTTTGCCTATATAGACATCCTGCCCATCTTTCTCGATACCGCAGATAGAATGAAGACCTACAGAATAGAACCTCTGCTCGATGAAGAGTTCATCCTGGCCTGCTCAAAGGAATATTATGAAGAGAATGTAGCCGATGGCAAATATGAAAAATTGACCCAACTGAGCTTTATCAGTTACAGAACCGACCTGGCCTTGTTTCGCAGCTGGTTCAATCTGCACTACGGAAGTGAACCAGCTGCACTGAAACTGATACTTGTCGCCGACAGCGCCCGAACCATCATTTCTGCCATAGAAGAAGGTATGGGCGCGGGTATCATCGTCAGTCATTTGGTCAGCGAACAGTTGGAGACGGGTTCGATAGTCCAGATAAGGCCCACCAAAAAAAAACTCACCAACACCATAGCCTGCGTCGGACTGAAGAATAAGGAATTGAGCTTGACCGAGCGGTGTTTCCAGGACTATTTTCGAGAAAAGCTGACCAATCTTAACGGCCTGAAGTGCCTCAAATAG
- a CDS encoding S-ribosylhomocysteine lyase, translating into MKKIESFKIDHTRLKRGIYVSRRDHVGSEVIATFDLRLKEPNNEPALEAAAAHTIEHIGATFLRNHPEFAARIIYFGPMGCLTGFYLLLRGNYASPDIVPLMTELFKAIAEFDDAIPGATPIECGNYRLMDLEGARREGKKYLEEVLERIGEENLVYPA; encoded by the coding sequence ATGAAAAAGATAGAAAGTTTTAAGATAGATCACACCCGGCTGAAAAGAGGAATTTACGTCTCCCGAAGGGACCATGTGGGAAGTGAGGTGATTGCTACCTTTGACCTGCGCCTGAAAGAGCCGAATAACGAACCGGCACTTGAAGCGGCTGCCGCACACACCATAGAACATATCGGTGCCACGTTTTTACGAAACCATCCGGAATTTGCGGCCAGGATAATCTATTTCGGACCTATGGGATGTCTGACAGGGTTTTACCTGTTGCTCAGAGGGAACTACGCGTCACCGGATATCGTGCCGCTTATGACAGAACTCTTCAAAGCGATTGCAGAATTCGATGATGCCATTCCCGGGGCTACCCCGATAGAGTGTGGAAATTATCGACTGATGGATCTGGAGGGAGCCAGACGGGAAGGAAAGAAGTATCTCGAAGAGGTGCTTGAGCGGATCGGTGAGGAGAATCTGGTGTACCCGGCCTGA
- a CDS encoding aryl-sulfate sulfotransferase, whose amino-acid sequence MTYPSIYPTGATIYNPDKCFNGYTVFQAKELGALVIDMNGGEIKLWRGLHGFPNKLLKGGQMLGHTGERSTLFGMQDYRDLIQVDWDGNVVWKFNEYEYIEDPGEQPQWMARVHHDYQRQGNPVGYYVPEMDAQVDGGNTLILGHKNLVCKNISDKNLLDDTIYEISWDGEILWEWVCSEHFEEFGFREDAKNALARDPNMRPCGGGMGDWMHLNSMSQLGPNKWYEAGDTRFHPDNIIVDGRETNLIFIISKETGKVVWKVGPYYDHTPEKDLEWIIGQHHAHMIPKGLPGEGNILVYDNGGWAGYGSCHPASPTGTKNVLRDYSRVLEFDPITLKIVWQYTPQEASLVHPTDSNRLYSPFISSAQRLPNGNTLITEGSGGRLIEITADHELVWEYISPYWGKSFNMNMVYRAYRYPYDYIPQVEVPEQVEIVPVDVKDFRLKGASPRGAKSETSVDGVVPYQTSPALCVLSDSDPE is encoded by the coding sequence ATGACATACCCAAGTATATACCCCACCGGTGCCACCATCTATAACCCCGATAAATGCTTTAACGGCTACACCGTCTTTCAAGCCAAAGAGCTTGGCGCCCTGGTCATCGACATGAACGGCGGGGAAATAAAACTCTGGAGAGGGTTGCACGGTTTTCCCAACAAACTCCTGAAAGGTGGCCAGATGCTTGGCCACACCGGTGAACGCTCCACGCTCTTTGGTATGCAGGATTACCGCGACCTGATCCAGGTGGACTGGGACGGAAACGTGGTCTGGAAGTTCAACGAGTACGAATATATCGAGGACCCGGGCGAGCAACCCCAGTGGATGGCAAGGGTGCATCACGATTACCAGCGCCAGGGTAATCCAGTCGGCTACTACGTGCCGGAGATGGATGCCCAGGTTGATGGTGGCAACACCCTCATTCTTGGACACAAGAACCTGGTCTGCAAAAACATAAGCGACAAAAACCTGCTTGATGACACCATCTATGAAATCTCCTGGGATGGAGAAATTCTCTGGGAGTGGGTCTGCAGCGAACATTTCGAGGAATTCGGCTTTCGGGAAGATGCGAAAAATGCCCTGGCCCGCGATCCGAACATGCGGCCCTGCGGTGGTGGCATGGGTGACTGGATGCATCTCAACTCCATGTCACAGCTCGGACCGAATAAATGGTATGAAGCAGGTGATACACGTTTTCACCCGGACAATATCATTGTCGATGGGCGTGAAACCAACCTGATTTTCATCATCAGTAAAGAGACTGGCAAAGTGGTCTGGAAGGTAGGCCCCTACTATGACCATACCCCGGAGAAAGACCTGGAATGGATTATCGGCCAGCACCACGCCCACATGATCCCCAAAGGGTTGCCGGGCGAAGGCAATATCCTCGTCTATGATAATGGCGGCTGGGCCGGATATGGCAGCTGCCATCCGGCAAGCCCGACCGGGACCAAAAATGTTCTGAGAGATTACTCACGGGTTCTGGAATTTGACCCGATCACTTTGAAGATCGTCTGGCAGTATACACCCCAGGAAGCAAGTCTGGTTCATCCCACCGACAGTAATCGCCTGTACAGCCCCTTTATCAGCTCAGCCCAGCGCCTTCCCAATGGCAACACCCTTATTACCGAGGGGAGCGGCGGCCGGTTGATCGAAATCACCGCCGATCATGAACTGGTCTGGGAATATATTTCGCCCTACTGGGGCAAAAGCTTCAACATGAACATGGTCTACAGGGCCTATCGTTACCCCTACGACTACATTCCCCAGGTCGAGGTACCTGAACAGGTGGAGATAGTCCCTGTGGATGTGAAAGATTTCAGGTTGAAAGGGGCGAGCCCGAGAGGAGCGAAATCTGAGACCAGCGTTGACGGAGTTGTTCCCTACCAGACTTCACCAGCGCTCTGTGTCCTCTCTGACTCTGACCCAGAGTAG
- a CDS encoding FadR/GntR family transcriptional regulator — protein sequence MAKKLQSAEIHKERVSDQIKAILKQSILDGHFKPGDKLPPEAEIAQQYSVSKVSAREALREMEAEGLIVKKRGAFGGSFVAEPGSEKMVDVVINSYQFGGITARDLAEFRRILEPVLAKLAAEKRTDKDLEEMEKCIRDIRVSIERGCPDQTKAIRFHRLIANACHNPFISSLMEALVEVFQKVLGKVPDLETAKIDIEYNQLFFEHIKNRDGEKAEAVMVQHFDTLEELITKTESVKKQ from the coding sequence ATGGCCAAAAAACTGCAAAGCGCTGAAATACACAAAGAGCGGGTCTCCGACCAGATCAAAGCCATTCTGAAACAGTCCATTCTGGATGGTCACTTCAAACCCGGAGATAAGCTCCCACCCGAGGCCGAAATTGCCCAGCAGTACAGCGTGAGCAAGGTCTCAGCCAGAGAAGCCTTACGTGAGATGGAAGCTGAAGGACTGATTGTCAAGAAACGTGGCGCATTTGGAGGCAGCTTTGTTGCCGAGCCCGGATCGGAAAAAATGGTTGATGTAGTCATCAACTCGTACCAGTTTGGAGGCATAACAGCCCGTGATCTTGCAGAATTCAGAAGAATTCTCGAGCCGGTTCTCGCCAAACTTGCCGCCGAAAAACGAACCGATAAAGATCTTGAAGAGATGGAAAAATGCATCAGGGATATCAGAGTCTCCATCGAGCGAGGCTGCCCCGATCAGACCAAGGCCATTCGCTTTCATCGCCTTATTGCCAACGCCTGTCACAATCCCTTTATCAGCAGTCTGATGGAAGCGCTGGTCGAAGTGTTCCAGAAAGTACTCGGCAAAGTACCTGATCTTGAAACTGCCAAAATTGATATCGAATACAATCAGTTATTCTTCGAACATATCAAGAACAGGGACGGTGAGAAAGCAGAGGCAGTAATGGTTCAACATTTCGACACACTCGAAGAGCTCATCACCAAAACGGAATCAGTTAAGAAACAATAG
- a CDS encoding 5'-methylthioadenosine/adenosylhomocysteine nucleosidase, protein MKIGIVAAMEEEVALLSEKLKKSSEINIGRFNFWKGELQGVEVGVTLCGIGKVNAAVGTTMLLEKFMPDYLINIGVAGGFASELEIGDIVISTEVRHYDADATAFAYEMGQIPRMPSAYKADNRLIDLASQACNTLADVAVHHGSILSGDSFIHTSEQIAEISTKFPGAMAVEMEGAAVAQTGFLFGIPFVLIRSISDKVHADNNPCAYSQSMQSVAGNSVNTVLHMIENIH, encoded by the coding sequence ATGAAAATAGGAATCGTGGCGGCAATGGAAGAGGAAGTAGCCTTATTGTCTGAAAAACTCAAAAAATCCTCTGAAATCAATATAGGGCGATTCAATTTCTGGAAGGGAGAGCTACAAGGAGTTGAAGTTGGAGTGACCCTTTGTGGAATCGGCAAGGTGAACGCGGCGGTGGGCACCACAATGCTGCTTGAAAAATTTATGCCTGATTATTTAATTAACATTGGAGTAGCCGGCGGATTCGCCAGCGAGCTTGAAATTGGTGATATTGTCATCTCCACAGAAGTTCGTCACTACGATGCGGATGCCACAGCCTTTGCATATGAAATGGGGCAGATTCCGAGAATGCCTTCGGCGTACAAGGCTGACAACAGGTTGATCGATCTGGCCAGCCAGGCCTGCAATACACTAGCTGATGTGGCTGTACATCACGGTTCGATTCTCTCTGGAGATAGCTTTATACATACTTCTGAGCAGATTGCGGAGATATCGACAAAGTTTCCTGGTGCAATGGCTGTGGAGATGGAAGGTGCAGCGGTGGCGCAAACGGGATTTCTGTTTGGTATCCCCTTTGTTCTTATCCGTTCTATTTCAGATAAGGTTCACGCCGACAACAACCCCTGCGCCTATTCGCAATCCATGCAGAGTGTTGCCGGCAACTCCGTTAACACCGTGCTCCATATGATCGAAAATATTCACTGA
- the fdhF gene encoding formate dehydrogenase subunit alpha: protein MKKTLTTCPYCGSGCTFFLEVEAGTISGVTPNCNGSVNNGALCSKGHFGTDFVQSRDRLTTPLIRKNGVLTPVGWREAYSYTAERFLDVVNKHGGKSVAGFSSARCTNEENYLFQKMLRAALGTNSVDHCARLUHAPTVVGLTTTLGSGAMTNSIAELDEMGPGDTIFAIGTNTTECHPVIGVAMLRAVRRGTRLVVADPRATTLAQKADVWLRLEPGTDVALLNGIGQIIVEEGLENAQFISSQTENFQGYREHLQQVSISEVESITGVAKELVAAAARIIGESANVATYYTMGVTQHTSGVDNVLAVSNLALLTGNIGRPKTGVNPLRGQNNVQGACDMGALPDVLPGYQKITDRAVRERFADAWGGGLPEHEGLTIPSVFSAIECGEVKALYIFGENPMRSDPDINHVRHCLEKADFLVVQDIFLTETAQLADVVLPGASFAEKDGTFTSTERRVQRVRKAIEPVGTSKADWQIFSELMQALGHKAAYTHPEEIFDEMRSLTPGYRGISYQRLENESLQWPCLDEDHPGTPILHVGGAIRGTARFEPTRYRPPAELPDKDYPLKLTTGRVVAHYHTGTMTRRCWGLEGVAPHEQVEIHPGDALSLDIVDGDPVRVESRRGTVEAVARVTDVVGKGLVFMTFHYSESSANMLTNSAADPVTQTPELKICAVKVTKLTNELHVCS from the coding sequence ATGAAGAAAACACTGACAACGTGCCCGTACTGTGGTTCGGGTTGCACGTTTTTTTTGGAAGTTGAAGCTGGTACCATTTCAGGCGTGACCCCGAATTGCAATGGCTCGGTAAATAATGGGGCGCTCTGCTCCAAGGGTCATTTTGGTACGGATTTTGTGCAAAGCAGGGACCGGTTGACAACGCCCCTTATCAGGAAAAACGGTGTCCTCACTCCTGTCGGCTGGCGGGAGGCGTATAGCTATACGGCGGAACGATTTTTAGATGTTGTAAATAAGCACGGCGGCAAAAGTGTTGCAGGCTTCAGTTCGGCCAGGTGTACAAATGAGGAAAACTATCTTTTCCAGAAAATGTTGAGAGCCGCGCTGGGAACCAACTCGGTTGACCATTGTGCCCGCCTCTGACACGCTCCCACAGTGGTCGGTCTGACCACGACTCTGGGCAGCGGCGCCATGACCAATTCCATTGCAGAACTCGATGAGATGGGACCCGGTGACACCATTTTCGCCATCGGCACCAACACCACGGAATGTCATCCTGTAATCGGCGTTGCCATGCTGCGTGCGGTGAGGCGCGGCACCCGCCTGGTGGTGGCGGACCCGCGGGCGACGACGCTGGCGCAAAAAGCCGATGTCTGGCTCCGCCTGGAGCCGGGCACCGATGTCGCGTTGCTGAACGGGATCGGCCAGATCATTGTCGAGGAAGGGCTTGAAAACGCCCAATTCATTTCCAGCCAGACTGAAAACTTTCAAGGGTACAGGGAGCATCTGCAACAGGTCAGTATCTCCGAGGTGGAGTCGATAACCGGAGTGGCAAAAGAACTGGTGGCGGCCGCGGCAAGAATCATAGGGGAATCTGCCAATGTCGCGACCTACTATACCATGGGGGTGACCCAGCATACCTCCGGGGTAGATAATGTGCTGGCGGTATCGAACCTTGCGCTATTGACCGGCAATATCGGCAGGCCCAAGACCGGGGTAAACCCGCTGCGCGGTCAGAACAATGTGCAGGGGGCCTGTGACATGGGGGCCTTGCCCGATGTTCTGCCCGGTTACCAGAAGATCACTGACCGCGCGGTTCGTGAAAGGTTTGCCGATGCCTGGGGGGGGGGACTCCCTGAACATGAGGGGCTGACCATACCTTCGGTCTTTTCGGCAATCGAGTGCGGCGAGGTGAAAGCGCTCTATATCTTCGGGGAGAACCCCATGCGGAGTGATCCCGATATCAATCATGTTCGCCACTGTCTTGAAAAAGCAGACTTTCTGGTAGTGCAGGATATCTTTTTAACGGAAACGGCCCAGCTTGCCGACGTGGTATTGCCGGGAGCCTCATTTGCCGAAAAAGACGGCACATTCACCAGCACCGAGCGAAGGGTGCAGCGGGTCCGCAAGGCGATTGAACCGGTTGGTACCAGCAAGGCGGACTGGCAGATATTCAGCGAGCTTATGCAGGCACTTGGCCATAAAGCGGCGTATACGCATCCCGAGGAGATTTTTGATGAGATGCGAAGCCTTACGCCGGGATATAGAGGGATAAGCTATCAACGGCTGGAAAACGAATCGCTGCAGTGGCCCTGTCTGGATGAAGATCATCCGGGCACACCGATTTTACACGTGGGAGGAGCCATTCGCGGCACGGCCCGGTTTGAACCGACACGTTACCGGCCACCGGCGGAACTGCCGGATAAAGACTACCCCCTGAAGCTGACCACCGGCCGAGTGGTGGCGCATTATCACACCGGCACCATGACCCGTCGCTGCTGGGGGCTGGAAGGGGTGGCTCCCCACGAGCAGGTGGAGATACATCCCGGGGACGCCCTGTCCCTTGATATCGTTGACGGAGATCCTGTGCGGGTGGAGTCCCGGCGGGGTACGGTGGAAGCGGTGGCCAGGGTGACAGATGTCGTCGGTAAAGGCCTGGTATTCATGACATTCCATTATAGCGAGAGTTCAGCCAATATGCTGACCAACAGCGCAGCCGATCCGGTAACACAGACCCCGGAGCTGAAAATCTGTGCGGTAAAGGTAACAAAATTGACCAATGAACTGCATGTTTGCAGTTGA
- a CDS encoding tripartite tricarboxylate transporter substrate binding protein, with translation MKKALTFFTLACLMLMPLMAQAQEWSPKHPVKLQIGFGAGGSTDIMGRLIAAKIEENTGWNVVVENKPGGGGIAMLSTLMRQKPDGQTIGLGVNMPVLLNLAHRGDKLPFKIDSFDYIGTILRGEIAMVARSDAPFNNLEELLSFAAESKDGITVAFDAKPQQMVMEPVAEQAGVKFKFVTHKSGAEQIQSVLGGHTTIALPAGGHIKYVKSGDLKMIASLSKDRHSYAPDAKTLIESGYNFSLEPYFYIAAPKGLPTEIKDALAKALDDAVNSDSVKEALFNTLTATARNLGPEGTLEMLQQGEIDILALVNKDKEKE, from the coding sequence ATGAAAAAAGCACTGACATTTTTCACTCTCGCCTGTTTGATGCTCATGCCCCTGATGGCACAGGCCCAAGAGTGGTCCCCCAAGCATCCGGTAAAACTGCAAATTGGTTTTGGCGCAGGTGGTTCAACCGATATCATGGGGCGCCTGATTGCCGCCAAAATTGAGGAAAATACCGGCTGGAACGTTGTTGTTGAAAATAAGCCCGGTGGTGGCGGAATCGCCATGCTTTCCACTTTGATGCGGCAGAAGCCTGACGGGCAGACCATTGGCCTGGGTGTTAACATGCCAGTCCTGCTGAACCTTGCTCATCGCGGTGACAAATTGCCATTCAAAATCGATAGCTTTGATTATATCGGCACCATCCTGAGGGGCGAAATCGCCATGGTGGCCCGAAGCGATGCCCCGTTTAATAACCTTGAAGAGCTGCTGAGCTTTGCAGCCGAGTCAAAAGATGGCATCACTGTTGCTTTTGATGCCAAGCCACAACAGATGGTAATGGAACCCGTAGCGGAACAGGCTGGAGTAAAATTCAAGTTTGTTACCCATAAGAGCGGCGCCGAGCAGATCCAGTCAGTTCTGGGCGGACACACCACCATCGCCCTGCCCGCTGGTGGCCACATCAAATATGTGAAGAGCGGTGATTTAAAAATGATCGCTTCTCTCAGTAAAGATCGGCACTCATATGCGCCAGATGCAAAGACCCTTATTGAAAGCGGCTACAACTTTAGCCTGGAACCATATTTTTATATCGCAGCTCCCAAGGGATTGCCCACTGAAATAAAAGACGCTTTGGCCAAGGCGCTGGATGACGCAGTCAACTCAGACAGCGTCAAGGAGGCCCTGTTCAACACCTTGACTGCCACCGCCAGAAATCTCGGCCCTGAAGGAACCCTGGAAATGTTGCAGCAGGGTGAAATCGATATTCTCGCCCTGGTGAATAAAGACAAAGAAAAGGAATAG
- a CDS encoding tripartite tricarboxylate transporter permease, with protein MIDISTILAGFADALTLQNFCFVWLGIIIGQLVGAIPGVGPVMAMAIAIPFTFVLDPLAAIGILMGISKGGLVGGAIPAILINTPGTADAAATTLDGYPMTQQGKPEKATKMALYSSVTGDAFSDIVLITVAPIIATLALKMGPIEVCALMIFAFSIIAGLVGDSMAKGIAAAALGLFCATVGLDPENSTPRFIFGHFELYDGLPLVSVALGMLAVAEIFRRLAMIQGKIGSAITIPKSQKAEDKRVSWREFWACRYTIFRGSIIGTVLGAIPGLDSSAASFMSYATAKQTSKEPESFGKGNIHGIAATESANSAVAGANLIPLLTLGIPGNIAAALIISALMIHGVQPGPLLFEEQGQLIYGLFGILLMANVLNLISGLFGLRLWVRVIKAPESIIFPAALLLCTVGVYLATGGLFGVAVMFIFAVLGFLMGSLGFSVIVFVIAFFLGERFELSLSQSLNIIDGNYRVLLEHPVALLFLGLALFSIFWFGLRTRPSEATEA; from the coding sequence ATGATTGATATTAGCACTATACTCGCAGGGTTTGCCGATGCACTTACCCTGCAGAATTTCTGTTTTGTCTGGCTGGGAATCATAATCGGCCAACTGGTTGGCGCTATTCCCGGTGTCGGGCCTGTTATGGCCATGGCGATTGCGATTCCCTTCACCTTTGTGCTCGACCCCCTGGCCGCAATCGGAATCCTGATGGGCATCAGCAAGGGCGGTCTGGTTGGCGGAGCCATTCCTGCCATATTGATTAACACCCCGGGCACCGCCGATGCAGCGGCCACCACCCTGGACGGCTACCCCATGACCCAGCAGGGAAAGCCGGAAAAGGCAACAAAGATGGCGCTCTACTCTTCTGTGACCGGTGATGCCTTCAGCGATATAGTCCTCATTACCGTAGCACCGATCATTGCCACACTCGCCTTGAAAATGGGCCCGATTGAAGTGTGCGCCCTGATGATTTTCGCCTTTTCGATTATCGCCGGGCTGGTAGGCGATTCCATGGCCAAGGGCATCGCCGCCGCAGCTCTGGGGCTGTTCTGCGCCACAGTCGGGTTGGACCCGGAGAACAGTACTCCCCGATTTATCTTCGGCCATTTCGAGTTATATGACGGCCTGCCTCTGGTATCTGTCGCCCTCGGTATGCTGGCTGTGGCAGAAATTTTCCGCAGGCTTGCCATGATACAGGGCAAGATCGGCTCCGCCATAACCATCCCCAAATCGCAAAAAGCTGAAGACAAGAGAGTCAGTTGGCGCGAATTCTGGGCCTGCCGTTATACAATTTTTCGGGGGTCGATAATTGGTACCGTGCTGGGGGCAATTCCCGGGCTGGATTCATCCGCAGCATCATTTATGAGTTATGCCACGGCAAAGCAAACCTCGAAAGAACCGGAGAGCTTTGGCAAAGGCAACATTCACGGCATAGCCGCAACCGAATCCGCGAACAGCGCAGTGGCCGGTGCCAACCTGATCCCCCTGCTCACCCTGGGAATACCAGGCAATATCGCCGCAGCCCTCATCATCAGCGCGTTGATGATACATGGTGTACAACCTGGTCCTTTGCTCTTCGAAGAGCAGGGCCAACTCATCTATGGGCTGTTCGGTATTCTGCTTATGGCCAATGTGCTCAATCTCATTTCCGGGCTATTCGGTTTAAGGCTCTGGGTACGAGTTATCAAGGCCCCGGAATCGATCATATTTCCTGCAGCCTTGCTGCTCTGTACGGTCGGGGTTTATCTGGCAACCGGCGGATTGTTTGGTGTTGCCGTCATGTTTATTTTTGCAGTTCTCGGCTTTCTGATGGGTAGTCTGGGCTTTTCCGTGATTGTCTTCGTAATCGCCTTTTTTCTTGGTGAACGATTCGAACTTTCTCTCTCACAATCACTGAATATCATAGACGGCAATTACCGGGTACTGCTGGAACATCCGGTAGCCCTTCTATTCCTGGGGCTGGCACTGTTTTCTATTTTCTGGTTTGGCCTGCGAACAAGACCAAGTGAAGCGACCGAAGCATAA